GACCGTCTCCGGCTCGGACGTCCATGAGCTCACCGAGCTGGCGGCACTGCTCTCCACCTTCGACCGCAAGCCGGATGCCTTGCGCATCCTCTCCAGCCTGAGCGCCGAGCCGGACCACGCCAAGGACCTGGACCTCCAGCTGCGCACCGCCACCCTGGCCCAGGAGCTGAAGGACGAGGCCACCGTGCGTACGGTGTGTGAACGGATCGCCAGCAGTGGCGTGAAGCTCAAGAAGTGCCCCTGAGCAACGCTCTGAGTGGAAAAGTGCGCCACAGCCATCTGACGCATTCCACTGGTCACCGGTGACCAGTGAAATGAGGTGGGCGCATTCCACTGGTCACCGGTGACGAGTGGAACGAGGCGGGTGCATTCCACTGGTCACCGGTGACGAGTGAAACGAGGCGGGTGCATTCCACTGGTCACCGGTGACGAGTGAAACGCAACAGGCCCATTCCACTTGTCGCCGACGACAAGTGAAACGGGCCTGGAGCAATCCACTTCTACGCACGTAGAAGTGAAACGGGGGCTAGTTCTTTCCGCCCGGCAGCTTGCGGTACACGCCGACCACCTGGCCGAGGATCATCGTCGAGCGGAAGTCCGCCTTGCTCACGTAGATGGGCTGCATGGTGGCATTGGCCGGCTGGAAGCGGATGCGCTCGCCCTCCGGGTAGTAGCGCTTCACCGTGGCCTCGTCCTCGATGAGCGCCACCACGATGTCCCCGGGCTGCGCCTGCGGCGTCTTGCGCACGAAGAGGTAGTCCCCGTCGAAGATGCCGTCCTCGATCATCGAGTTGCCCTTGACGCGGAGCGCGAACACTTCGCGTCCCTGACCGCCCAGCAGGAAGCTGTCGATCCGGACCGAGTCCTCCACGTTCTCCTGGGCCAGCAGGGGAGCGCCGGCCGCTACCTTGCCGAGCAGGGGGATCTCGATGAGCCCCGACTCCTTCTTCACTCCCAGGCCGAGCAGCAGCCGCGCCCGCTTGGTGGGCACCAGCGACCGGCTCTGCTGCTCGCCCCGGTTGAGGTACCCCTTGCGCTCGAGCGCCTTGAGGTGATCGTTCACCCCATTGGTCGAGCGGATGTCCATCTCCTCGCCAATCTCGCGGATGGTCGGCGGGAAGCCCCGCGACTCCGTCTCCTTGACGATGAAGGCCAGGATTTCCCGCTGGCGTTCAGTCAGCTCTTCCATGCCTCGCTCCCTCGTCTGGTGGGCAACCCACCGGCGCAACAAACTTTCAGTACCGTCATGCTCCCTGAACATACGTATAGAGTCAATTCGTTCAAGGCTGAGCACGGACAATCCGTGTGGGTCCGCCGGTTCCGAACAGGCCCTGGGGTCGTCCCCCTTCTACGCGTAGACTTCCAGACACCTTGTCCGAGCCCCGACATACCCTCCTGTTGGTCGACGACGAGCCCGACGTCATCGACCTCCTCGTGCGCATGTTCCAGAAGCGCTACCAGGTGCTCTCGGCCCACTCCGGGCCCGAGGCCCTGGGCCTGCTGCGGCAGCACCGCGTGGACCTGCTCATCACCGACCAGCGCATGCCGGAGATGACGGGCATCGAGCTGGTGGCCGCCGCGCGCGCCGAGGGCATCGACGTCACGGCGATCCTCCTCACCGGCTACACGGATCCCGAGGACATCATCGCCGCCATCAACCGCGGCCAGGTGTACCGCTACATCACCAAGCCCTGGGACCTGAACGATCTCATCATCACCGTGAAGAACGCGGTGGAGTACACCCAGCTGCGGCGGGACAAGGAGCGGCTGCTGCGCCAGCTCCACCAGCGCGTGGAGGCGCTCGGCGTCCTCTACGAGGTGAGCCGCGCCAGTGCCGGCGAGCCGCTCGGCTACGACGCCATCATCGACCGCGTTCTCACCGCGGTGTCGCGCGTGCTGCCCTACGACTGTGGCGCGGCCCTCATCGCGGTGGGGTGGGATCGCACCGCCACCCTGCGCCTGCGCTGCCAGGGCACCGTCGTGGGGGAGCAGTCCCTGCTGGGCGTCAAGGAGTCCATGCTGGCCGCGTGGGGCCATCGCTCGGGGCTGGTGCTGCCCGAGGATCGCGTCATCACGCATGTCACCGGTACCACCTCCCAGGACGCCGCCGCCCCGGCCGCCTGGAACAGCCAGCTCACCGTGGCCCTCACCGCCGGGGGCCGCCCCGTGGGCCTGCTGTCGCTCTTCTCCCAGCGCCCCCACGTCTACTCCGAGGAGGATGGCGCGCTGCTCGACACGCTCGCCAACCAGACGGCGGACGCCATCCAGTCCCTGCGCGCCTCCGAGGAGGCCTCGCGCCAGCGGATCGATCGCATGGTCGAGTCCATGGCCGATGGCGTCATCCTCACCGACGAGAAGAACGAGATCGTCGTGCTCAACCCCGCCGCGCGCCGCATGCTCGTGCTGGGGGATGGGCCCACCTCGCCGGATGCCAGCCGGCGGCTGCGCGAGAAGCTCGGGTTCGATCCCTTCGAGCTGGTGCGTGGCTGGGAGTACGGTGGCGCCCAGGTGCTGCGCGAGGAGCTGAAGCTCGACGAGCGCACCATCCACACCACCGTCACCCCGGTGAATGACACGCGCGGGGTGCTGCGCGGCGTCTGCGTGGTGCTGCGCGACGTCACCGAGCAGAAGCAGCTGGAGGAGCGCAAGGACGAGTTCGTCCACATGGTGAGCCACGAGCTGCGCACGCCGCTCACCTCCATCTCCGGCTCGTTGGACCTGGTGCTCAACTTCCTGTCCAGCGACATGAACGAGAAGCAGCGCCGCTACCTGATGCTGGCGCGCGACTCGACGGAGAAGCTCAACGCCATCGTGGATGATCTGCTGGACCTGGCCAAGTTCGCCAAGGGCCGGCTGCGGATGAACTTCGAGTGGACGTACGTGGACGAGCAGGTGCGCCGCGCGGTGGAGAAGTACGGCCCCGCCTTCATGGAGCGGCGCATCAAGGTGTCCGCCGGCCTGCCGCAGCATGGCCTGCGGGCGCTGGCGGATCCCAACCGGCTCACCCAGGTGCTCAACAACCTGCTCACCAACGCCGCCAAGTTCACCCCCGAGGGCGGGGAGGTCCGGCTGGAGCTCAAGGCCACCTCGGCGGTGCCCGGCTACGTGGCGCTCACGTGTTGGAACAGCGGCGAGCCCATCGCCGAGGAGAACCTGGAGCGCATCTTCGATCGCTTCGAGCAGGCGCGCACCCAGGCCAACCGCACCGTGCGGGGCACCGGACTGGGCCTGGCCATCTGCCGCAACATCGTGGAGGCCCACGCCGGCCACATCTGGTGCGAGCCCTGCCATGACGGTGTGCGCTTCGTGGTGGTGCTGCCCGTGGAGCCTCCCGCCGAGTACCTGCGGCCGGACGGGCTGGACTTCACCCAGAAGCACAACCCCGAGCGGCGGGGCAGTCTGGTGCTCGCCGAGTTCGAGCCGGACATCGGCTACATCACCAAGGCCCTGCTGCGCGCGCGTGGTTACGAAGTCCGTCTGGCCCCCAACGCCGAGGAGTGCCTCACCCAGGCACGCGCCCACCACCCGGATGCCCTGCTGGTGGACGCGCGGCTGCCCGTCATCGACGGCCTGCGCCTGGCGGAGATCCTCCGGCATGATCCGGAGACGCGCCAGCTGCCGCTGCTGCTCTTCTCCGCCTTCGACGAGCGTCAGCGCGCGTTCCGGGCCGGGGCGGACGCCTTCCTGCCCATGCCGCTGCAGTCCGACAGGCTGCTGGCCACCGTGGACTCGCTGGTGCGCGGCAGCGCCGGCCAGCACCACGGGCGCGTGCTGGTGGTGGACGACGACGAGAAGGTGGGCGTCATCTGCCGCGAGGTGCTGGTGAGCCTCGGCTACGAGGTGCAGGTGGCCTCCTGTCTGGAGGAGGCGCACCGGGCCCTGCGTGAGCGCCGCCCGGACGTGCTGCTGCTGGACGTGCAGCTGCCCGACGGCGACGGCTACCACTTCCTCGAGGAGCTCAAGGCCGAGCGCGCCAGCGGCTACATCTCCGTCATCTTCATCTCCGCCCACTCCGAGACGAGCGCCAAGGTGCGCGCCCTCAAGCTCGGCGCGGACGACTACCTCACCAAGCCCTTCGATGCGTTGGAGATGGGCGCGCGCGTGGAGATGGTGCTGCGCCGCAAGGAGCAGGAGCTGGGCGCCTCGCCCACCACGCAGCTGCCCGGCTCGGGCGCCATCGAGCGCGAGGTGCAGCGCCGGCTCGCCGAGCGCCGGCCCTTCGCCTTCTGCTACCTCGACCTGGACAACCTCAAGGCCTACAACGACTACTACGGCTTCGCGAAGGCCGACGGCGTCATCCGCCAGACGGGAGATCTGCTGCGCGAGGTGTTCGGCCAGGATGGCCTGCCCGGGGACTTCCTCGGCCACGTGGCGGGTGACGACTTCGTCTTCGTCACCTCCCCGGACAGCGTGGATCGCATCTGCCAGCGCGCCATCGAGGCCTTCGATCGCATCATCCCGCTCTACTACGACAAGCAGGATCGCGAGCGCGGCTACATCGAGGCGGATGACCGCTACGGGGACAAGCGCAAGTTCCCCATCATGAGCGTGTCCGTGGTGGCGGTGCTGAGCGACGGGCTGTCCAGCGATCATGCCGAGCTGGCGCGGCAGGCCGCGGACATGAAGA
The sequence above is drawn from the Archangium gephyra genome and encodes:
- a CDS encoding response regulator — translated: MSEPRHTLLLVDDEPDVIDLLVRMFQKRYQVLSAHSGPEALGLLRQHRVDLLITDQRMPEMTGIELVAAARAEGIDVTAILLTGYTDPEDIIAAINRGQVYRYITKPWDLNDLIITVKNAVEYTQLRRDKERLLRQLHQRVEALGVLYEVSRASAGEPLGYDAIIDRVLTAVSRVLPYDCGAALIAVGWDRTATLRLRCQGTVVGEQSLLGVKESMLAAWGHRSGLVLPEDRVITHVTGTTSQDAAAPAAWNSQLTVALTAGGRPVGLLSLFSQRPHVYSEEDGALLDTLANQTADAIQSLRASEEASRQRIDRMVESMADGVILTDEKNEIVVLNPAARRMLVLGDGPTSPDASRRLREKLGFDPFELVRGWEYGGAQVLREELKLDERTIHTTVTPVNDTRGVLRGVCVVLRDVTEQKQLEERKDEFVHMVSHELRTPLTSISGSLDLVLNFLSSDMNEKQRRYLMLARDSTEKLNAIVDDLLDLAKFAKGRLRMNFEWTYVDEQVRRAVEKYGPAFMERRIKVSAGLPQHGLRALADPNRLTQVLNNLLTNAAKFTPEGGEVRLELKATSAVPGYVALTCWNSGEPIAEENLERIFDRFEQARTQANRTVRGTGLGLAICRNIVEAHAGHIWCEPCHDGVRFVVVLPVEPPAEYLRPDGLDFTQKHNPERRGSLVLAEFEPDIGYITKALLRARGYEVRLAPNAEECLTQARAHHPDALLVDARLPVIDGLRLAEILRHDPETRQLPLLLFSAFDERQRAFRAGADAFLPMPLQSDRLLATVDSLVRGSAGQHHGRVLVVDDDEKVGVICREVLVSLGYEVQVASCLEEAHRALRERRPDVLLLDVQLPDGDGYHFLEELKAERASGYISVIFISAHSETSAKVRALKLGADDYLTKPFDALEMGARVEMVLRRKEQELGASPTTQLPGSGAIEREVQRRLAERRPFAFCYLDLDNLKAYNDYYGFAKADGVIRQTGDLLREVFGQDGLPGDFLGHVAGDDFVFVTSPDSVDRICQRAIEAFDRIIPLYYDKQDRERGYIEADDRYGDKRKFPIMSVSVVAVLSDGLSSDHAELARQAADMKKRAKAIQGSVYLRSDRELAVIRTATG
- the lexA gene encoding transcriptional repressor LexA is translated as MEELTERQREILAFIVKETESRGFPPTIREIGEEMDIRSTNGVNDHLKALERKGYLNRGEQQSRSLVPTKRARLLLGLGVKKESGLIEIPLLGKVAAGAPLLAQENVEDSVRIDSFLLGGQGREVFALRVKGNSMIEDGIFDGDYLFVRKTPQAQPGDIVVALIEDEATVKRYYPEGERIRFQPANATMQPIYVSKADFRSTMILGQVVGVYRKLPGGKN